Proteins encoded by one window of Halobacteriovorax sp. GB3:
- a CDS encoding DUF2726 domain-containing protein: MIITSKDIKLTEKNICSPTNLKWESFTYGGGVQKYFKFKLTEQKTQNLHNIEFLKLTVPKSILANLHNTISQNCDCLTSELHPYISGSWDWHLQFICSKCGQKYLCQCFKKAFEKQIEIDNNWKLSQPKDHIKSYEKNGWPTAMSLEWAKDAQYREAICHLCTNTPSNLTYCSSMYGSSIKVKYGPYIMRTSIEKDISEREAENEIREEIGFPKIGEGWVGETELYKTVCHILGDQYEVIREASPKWLGRQRLDIYIPSLSLAIEYHGQQHFQPVEYFGGEKAFQKNIQRDKLKEALCRENGIHLLIIKHSDKQSEQTIKRKILQKLNRDHL, encoded by the coding sequence GTGATTATCACATCGAAAGACATCAAATTAACCGAAAAAAATATTTGTTCTCCCACAAATTTAAAATGGGAATCCTTTACCTACGGTGGTGGAGTTCAAAAATATTTCAAATTCAAATTAACCGAACAAAAAACTCAAAACTTACACAATATCGAATTTCTCAAACTGACAGTTCCCAAAAGTATTTTAGCCAATTTGCATAATACTATTTCTCAGAATTGTGACTGCCTTACCTCAGAACTTCATCCTTATATTTCAGGTTCTTGGGACTGGCATCTTCAATTCATATGCTCAAAATGCGGGCAAAAGTATTTATGTCAATGCTTTAAAAAAGCCTTCGAGAAACAAATAGAAATCGATAATAACTGGAAGCTAAGTCAGCCAAAAGATCACATCAAGTCATACGAGAAGAATGGCTGGCCAACAGCAATGAGCTTAGAGTGGGCCAAAGATGCACAGTATAGAGAAGCTATTTGCCATCTCTGTACAAATACTCCATCAAACCTTACTTACTGTAGTTCTATGTATGGGAGTAGTATTAAAGTAAAGTACGGCCCATATATAATGCGTACAAGTATTGAAAAGGATATTAGCGAAAGAGAAGCAGAAAATGAAATAAGGGAAGAAATTGGATTCCCAAAAATTGGAGAAGGATGGGTTGGAGAAACAGAGCTTTATAAGACAGTATGCCATATTTTGGGCGATCAATATGAGGTCATCCGAGAAGCTTCTCCAAAATGGCTAGGCCGCCAACGTTTAGACATATATATTCCATCCCTAAGCCTAGCAATTGAATATCATGGGCAGCAGCACTTCCAGCCTGTTGAATATTTTGGTGGTGAAAAGGCTTTTCAAAAAAATATCCAACGAGACAAATTAAAAGAAGCTCTTTGTCGTGAAAATGGAATACACCTACTTATTATCAAACACTCTGATAAACAGAGTGAACAGACAATCAAAAGAAAAATTTTACAAAAATTGAACAGAGATCACTTATAA